The Paracoccus sediminicola genome has a segment encoding these proteins:
- a CDS encoding extracellular solute-binding protein: MTYRIIAAAALAGSTVIAGSAGAVEIEYWQYVYDTRVEAMDQLIAKFQEANPDITVKQVTFPYADYQTRIVAANMAGQAPDVMQLFYGWADQFIAGGLIQPLPEDAFPPAEIEAEFFPIVSAMQRDGQYYGLPTAVRSLALFYNKALLQEAGVEPPTTLEDLVAVAKATAKADAGGNLETVGITMDPAGQDHHWWREVLDRQMGGAPYNEDYTQVTYADEAGAEALGYYIGLARDENVTQLGFMDEGQAAFKAGRAAMTIDGTFRLGSFSEITDFEWAVTELPANAEGERSNYASYFANAIGAKTEGEELEASIKFLQYVSSPEAMEIWLEVVGELPARRSAALTDENLANETYAPFLKGLEYAHTTRFVDEAAQRQVAIDMVNRVMLEDQAIPDALAQAAEEEQKIIDDAAD, from the coding sequence ATGACCTATCGCATCATCGCAGCTGCCGCCCTCGCAGGCTCTACCGTCATTGCCGGCTCTGCCGGTGCCGTCGAGATCGAATACTGGCAATATGTCTATGACACTCGTGTCGAAGCCATGGACCAGCTGATCGCAAAGTTCCAGGAGGCCAATCCGGACATTACGGTCAAGCAGGTGACTTTCCCCTACGCCGATTATCAGACCCGCATCGTTGCGGCAAATATGGCGGGCCAGGCTCCGGACGTGATGCAGCTTTTCTATGGCTGGGCAGATCAGTTCATCGCGGGCGGGCTGATCCAGCCCTTGCCAGAGGATGCGTTCCCCCCCGCCGAGATTGAGGCAGAGTTCTTCCCGATCGTCAGCGCGATGCAGCGTGACGGGCAGTATTATGGCCTGCCTACCGCCGTGCGTTCACTGGCGCTGTTCTATAACAAGGCGCTGCTGCAAGAAGCCGGGGTCGAGCCTCCGACCACTCTGGAAGATCTTGTTGCCGTTGCCAAGGCCACCGCCAAGGCCGATGCGGGGGGCAATCTCGAGACCGTCGGGATCACCATGGACCCGGCCGGGCAGGACCATCACTGGTGGCGCGAGGTGCTTGACCGCCAAATGGGCGGCGCGCCCTATAACGAGGATTATACCCAGGTCACCTATGCCGATGAGGCCGGGGCCGAGGCGCTTGGCTATTATATCGGCCTTGCCCGCGACGAGAACGTCACCCAGCTTGGCTTCATGGATGAAGGGCAGGCGGCCTTCAAGGCAGGAAGGGCGGCGATGACCATCGACGGCACGTTCCGGCTGGGATCGTTCAGCGAGATCACCGATTTCGAATGGGCCGTTACAGAACTGCCGGCGAATGCCGAGGGCGAGCGGTCGAACTATGCCAGCTATTTCGCCAATGCCATCGGCGCCAAGACCGAAGGTGAGGAGCTGGAAGCCTCGATCAAGTTTCTGCAATATGTCAGCTCTCCCGAAGCGATGGAGATCTGGCTGGAGGTCGTCGGCGAATTGCCGGCCCGCCGCAGCGCCGCGCTGACCGATGAAAACCTCGCCAACGAAACCTATGCGCCCTTCCTGAAAGGTCTGGAATACGCGCATACCACACGTTTCGTGGATGAGGCCGCGCAGCGTCAGGTTGCCATCGACATGGTCAACCGGGTGATGCTGGAAGATCAGGCGATCCCGGATGCGCTTGCTCAGGCCGCCGAGGAAGAACAGAAGATCATCGACGACGCCGCAGATTGA
- a CDS encoding carbohydrate ABC transporter permease, giving the protein MSLSRRQAMWAWAFLAVPVLFYGLIRFYPTAQAFWLSLTDWDLMSEAEFIGLANYQEMFADPVFWKVFVNTFLYLIIGTPISLVLSFIIAYYLDKTRLLHGFLRALYFVPYITTAAAMAWVWRWFYQPAPTGVINDILGSLGFAQVQFLKSTTWALPSILVTAVWAGLGFQIIIFVAGLRAIPTTYYEAARIDGLGEGAILRRITLPLLKPTMVFLVVFSSIGFLRIFDQVYNMTSNDPGGPLNSTKPLVLLIYQTAFSSYEMGYAAAQTVVLFTILLIVSLLQLWVMRDRA; this is encoded by the coding sequence ATGTCACTGTCCCGGCGTCAGGCCATGTGGGCATGGGCATTTCTTGCTGTGCCGGTGCTGTTCTACGGGCTCATCCGCTTTTATCCGACGGCGCAGGCCTTCTGGCTGTCGCTGACCGATTGGGATCTGATGTCGGAGGCCGAGTTTATCGGCCTGGCCAATTATCAGGAAATGTTCGCCGATCCGGTTTTCTGGAAAGTGTTTGTGAACACCTTCCTATATCTGATCATCGGCACACCGATCAGCCTCGTGCTGTCCTTCATCATCGCCTATTATCTGGATAAGACACGGCTTTTGCACGGTTTCCTTCGGGCGCTTTACTTTGTGCCCTATATCACCACCGCCGCGGCCATGGCGTGGGTCTGGCGCTGGTTCTACCAGCCCGCGCCGACCGGGGTGATCAACGACATCCTGGGCAGCCTCGGCTTCGCGCAGGTCCAATTCCTGAAATCGACGACATGGGCACTGCCCTCGATCCTCGTGACGGCGGTCTGGGCCGGGCTGGGATTCCAGATTATCATCTTTGTGGCCGGTCTGAGGGCCATTCCCACCACCTATTACGAAGCCGCGCGCATCGACGGGCTGGGCGAGGGCGCGATCCTGCGGCGCATTACATTGCCCCTTTTGAAACCGACGATGGTGTTTCTGGTCGTGTTCAGCTCGATCGGTTTCCTGAGGATCTTCGATCAGGTCTACAACATGACCTCGAACGATCCGGGCGGACCGCTCAATTCGACCAAGCCTCTGGTGCTGCTGATCTATCAGACCGCGTTTTCATCGTATGAAATGGGCTATGCGGCGGCGCAGACAGTGGTGCTGTTCACCATCCTGCTCATCGTGTCGCTCCTGCAACTCTGGGTGATGAGAGACCGGGCATGA
- a CDS encoding carbohydrate ABC transporter permease, giving the protein MSEGGHWMHRVDPGAVLRWTLLFLGGLIMIAPLLYMFSSSLKPGSDIYDLRLIPQTVTLDNYRAVLSDGRFMRWFLNSTFIAVCVTLSTVFFDSLVGYTLAKFRFRGRQLVFIAILSTLMIPTEMLVIPWYLLSAQFGWIDSYWGIMFPGMMTGFGTFLMKQFFETVPDDFLEAARIDGLNEFQIWWRVAMPLVTPALSALAIFAFLGNWTAFFWPLIVTTSQELYTLPIGLSSFAVEQAIRWEMIMTGAALATIPTLIVFLLLQRYIVRGVMLAGLKG; this is encoded by the coding sequence ATGAGCGAAGGCGGTCATTGGATGCACCGTGTGGACCCCGGCGCCGTATTGCGCTGGACGCTGCTGTTCCTTGGCGGGCTGATCATGATCGCGCCGCTGCTGTATATGTTTTCCAGCTCACTCAAGCCGGGATCAGACATCTATGACCTCCGGCTGATCCCGCAAACCGTCACGCTGGACAATTACCGCGCGGTTCTGTCCGACGGCCGGTTCATGCGGTGGTTTCTGAATTCGACGTTCATCGCGGTATGCGTGACGCTTTCAACCGTGTTTTTCGACAGTCTCGTCGGTTACACACTGGCGAAATTCCGGTTCCGAGGGCGGCAGCTTGTGTTTATCGCGATCCTGTCGACGCTGATGATCCCCACTGAGATGCTGGTCATCCCGTGGTATCTGCTCTCGGCGCAGTTCGGCTGGATCGACAGCTATTGGGGCATCATGTTCCCCGGCATGATGACCGGTTTCGGCACCTTCCTGATGAAGCAGTTTTTCGAAACCGTGCCGGACGATTTCCTTGAGGCCGCCCGCATCGACGGGCTGAACGAGTTCCAGATCTGGTGGCGCGTGGCAATGCCGCTTGTCACACCGGCGCTCTCGGCGCTGGCGATCTTTGCCTTCCTGGGCAACTGGACGGCGTTCTTCTGGCCGCTCATCGTGACCACCTCGCAAGAGCTGTATACGCTGCCGATAGGTCTTTCTTCCTTCGCGGTCGAGCAGGCGATCAGATGGGAAATGATCATGACCGGCGCGGCGCTGGCCACGATCCCGACACTGATCGTCTTCCTTTTGCTGCAACGCTATATCGTGCGCGGTGTCATGCTGGCCGGTCTGAAAGGCTGA